One region of Streptomyces leeuwenhoekii genomic DNA includes:
- a CDS encoding sigma factor-like helix-turn-helix DNA-binding protein — MRERHASRDARRAEEFRAFVAGAAGRLLHTATLLTAEAPGDNPRARRLLTLALAHTYARWDGLRGEDGEDPYDRARRYLAIRFAHEARGRRGAPGRARPRPRGPLARLTARERLILVLRLYEGVAEEQTAALLGLPGEHVRTVCDRAAATVLHPPRGPAPAAERGTAAGTAVS; from the coding sequence GTGCGAGAACGGCATGCGTCCCGGGACGCCCGCCGGGCCGAGGAGTTCCGGGCCTTCGTCGCGGGCGCGGCGGGGCGGCTGCTGCACACCGCCACCCTGCTGACCGCGGAGGCGCCCGGCGACAACCCGCGCGCGCGGCGCCTGCTGACCCTCGCCCTGGCGCACACCTACGCCCGCTGGGACGGCCTGCGCGGCGAGGACGGCGAGGACCCCTACGACCGGGCCCGCCGGTATCTGGCGATCCGCTTCGCCCACGAGGCGCGAGGCCGCCGCGGCGCTCCCGGCCGTGCCCGGCCCCGGCCCCGCGGCCCGCTGGCCCGGCTGACCGCGCGGGAACGGCTGATCCTCGTCCTCAGGCTGTACGAGGGCGTCGCCGAGGAGCAGACGGCGGCCCTGCTGGGCCTGCCCGGGGAACACGTCCGCACGGTGTGCGACCGGGCGGCGGCCACGGTGCTCCACCCGCCCCGGGGTCCCGCGCCGGCGGCGGAGCGGGGGACGGCGGCCGGGACGGCGGTGTCATGA
- a CDS encoding MarR family winged helix-turn-helix transcriptional regulator, whose protein sequence is MPTTPDMTDLTTVGDSGLLDTLQHEVAVFARRAEQTRLGGVGQVRNSMDRAAYLLLNRLDKEGPMGVKALAASMGIDSSTVTRQVAPLVDTGLVKRTSHPEDGRAVVLQLSPRGAARLEEVRSSRRQLMAELTQDWAPEEREAFCTLLTRFNGALSARMALQGVPGSETPPAS, encoded by the coding sequence ATGCCCACAACACCTGACATGACGGACCTGACGACCGTCGGTGACAGCGGTCTCCTCGACACGCTGCAGCACGAGGTGGCGGTGTTCGCCCGCCGTGCGGAACAGACCCGCCTCGGCGGAGTCGGGCAGGTGCGCAACTCGATGGACCGCGCCGCGTACCTGCTGCTCAACCGGCTCGACAAGGAGGGGCCGATGGGCGTCAAGGCGCTCGCCGCGAGCATGGGGATCGACTCCTCGACCGTCACGCGGCAGGTGGCTCCGCTCGTCGACACCGGACTCGTCAAGCGAACCTCGCACCCCGAGGACGGGCGCGCGGTGGTGCTCCAGCTCTCCCCGCGCGGCGCCGCCCGTCTGGAGGAGGTGCGTTCCTCCAGACGGCAGCTCATGGCGGAGCTGACCCAGGACTGGGCGCCGGAGGAGCGCGAGGCGTTCTGCACGCTCCTCACGCGCTTCAACGGCGCGCTGTCCGCGCGGATGGCGCTCCAGGGCGTACCGGGCTCCGAGACGCCCCCCGCCTCCTAG
- the msrA gene encoding peptide-methionine (S)-S-oxide reductase MsrA has protein sequence MFLSRRTPQLPTPEQALPGRSEPAFTVPDRHTVLGNPLLGPYPEGLETADFGLGCFWGAERKFWQLPAGVWTTLVGYQGGYTENPTYEEVCSGLTGHTEAVRVVYDPKVISYGQLLKTFWESHDPTQGFRQGNDVGTQYRSAIYTHTPAQATAAEASRAAYQQVLTASGHGTITTEILPAEDRPFYPAEAYHQQYLDKNPAGYCGIGGTGVKLSDPFETNWGVSCPTGIAPAPGEE, from the coding sequence ATGTTCCTGTCCCGCCGTACGCCCCAGCTCCCGACCCCCGAGCAGGCGCTGCCCGGCCGTTCGGAGCCGGCGTTCACGGTCCCCGACCGCCACACCGTCCTCGGCAACCCGCTCCTCGGTCCCTACCCCGAGGGCCTGGAGACCGCCGACTTCGGCCTGGGCTGCTTCTGGGGCGCCGAGCGCAAGTTCTGGCAGCTCCCGGCAGGAGTCTGGACCACCCTGGTCGGCTACCAGGGCGGCTACACGGAGAACCCCACGTACGAGGAGGTCTGCTCGGGCCTGACCGGCCACACGGAGGCCGTCCGCGTCGTCTACGACCCGAAGGTGATCTCCTACGGGCAGCTCCTGAAGACCTTCTGGGAGTCCCACGACCCCACGCAGGGCTTCCGCCAGGGCAACGACGTCGGCACGCAGTACCGCTCGGCGATCTACACCCACACCCCCGCCCAGGCCACGGCCGCCGAAGCCTCCCGCGCCGCCTACCAGCAGGTCCTGACGGCCTCGGGCCACGGCACGATCACCACGGAGATCCTCCCGGCCGAGGACCGCCCGTTCTACCCGGCCGAGGCGTACCACCAGCAGTACCTCGACAAGAACCCGGCGGGGTACTGCGGCATCGGCGGGACGGGGGTCAAGCTGAGTGACCCGTTCGAGACGAACTGGGGGGTGTCGTGCCCGACGGGGATCGCCCCGGCTCCTGGCGAAGAGTAG
- a CDS encoding type II toxin-antitoxin system PemK/MazF family toxin has translation MQRGEVWWVQFDERRLVVLLSGDDASGFQVMQVVAPAGLDISGLGIEVTVGAGDGLPLEGVLRLAFPRPGFTPCTWLTTVSRDDLIERAAVLSSRKLSEIDDALRHAEQAQERTPATTAKLSEIRDALRRGELG, from the coding sequence GTGCAACGTGGCGAAGTCTGGTGGGTCCAGTTCGACGAGCGGAGGTTGGTCGTACTGCTGTCAGGGGACGACGCGTCCGGGTTCCAGGTGATGCAGGTCGTCGCTCCGGCGGGCCTCGACATCAGCGGTCTGGGCATCGAAGTGACGGTCGGCGCCGGTGACGGGCTGCCGCTCGAGGGCGTGCTGCGGCTCGCGTTCCCGCGTCCAGGCTTCACCCCGTGCACATGGCTGACCACCGTGTCCCGAGACGACCTGATAGAGCGGGCGGCCGTGCTGTCCTCCAGGAAGCTCAGCGAGATCGACGATGCCCTCCGCCATGCTGAACAAGCACAGGAGCGGACCCCGGCAACGACCGCGAAGCTCAGCGAGATAAGGGACGCCCTCCGTCGCGGTGAACTCGGATAG
- a CDS encoding cystathionine gamma-synthase produces MSDRHISQHFETLAIHAGNTADPLTGAVVPPIYQVSTYKQDGVGGLRGGYEYSRSANPTRTALEENLAALEGGRRGLAFASGLAAEDCLLRTLLRPGDHVVIPNDAYGGTFRLFAKVASRWGVEWSVAESGDPAAVRAALTPKTKAVWVETPSNPLLGVTDIAAVAQVTRDAGAKLVVDNTFATPYLQQPLALGADVVVHSLTKYMGGHSDVVGGALIVGDPELGEELAFHQNAMGAVAGPFDSWLVLRGTKTLAVRMDRHSENATRIADMLTRHARVTSVLYPGLPEHPGHEIAAKQMKAFGGMVSFRVEGGEEAAVEVCNRARVFTLGESLGGVESLIEHPGRMTHASAAGSALEVPADLVRLSVGIENVDDLLEDLQQALG; encoded by the coding sequence ATGAGCGACAGGCACATCAGTCAGCACTTCGAGACGCTCGCGATCCACGCGGGCAACACCGCCGACCCCCTGACGGGCGCGGTCGTCCCGCCGATCTACCAGGTGTCGACCTACAAGCAGGACGGCGTCGGCGGTCTGCGCGGCGGCTACGAGTACAGCCGCAGCGCCAATCCGACCCGCACCGCGCTGGAGGAGAACCTGGCCGCCCTGGAGGGCGGCCGCCGGGGTCTCGCCTTCGCGTCCGGACTGGCGGCCGAGGACTGCCTGCTGCGCACGCTGCTGCGCCCCGGCGACCACGTGGTCATCCCCAACGACGCCTACGGCGGCACCTTCCGCCTCTTCGCCAAGGTCGCCTCCCGCTGGGGCGTGGAGTGGTCGGTGGCCGAGAGCGGCGATCCCGCCGCCGTACGGGCCGCCCTCACCCCGAAGACCAAGGCCGTGTGGGTGGAGACGCCCTCCAACCCGCTGCTGGGCGTCACCGACATCGCCGCCGTCGCCCAGGTCACCCGGGACGCGGGCGCGAAGCTGGTCGTCGACAACACCTTCGCCACGCCCTACCTCCAGCAGCCGCTCGCGCTCGGCGCGGACGTCGTCGTGCACTCCCTGACCAAGTACATGGGCGGCCACTCCGACGTCGTCGGCGGCGCGCTGATCGTCGGCGACCCGGAGCTCGGCGAGGAGCTGGCGTTCCACCAGAACGCGATGGGCGCGGTCGCCGGGCCCTTCGACTCCTGGCTGGTGCTGCGCGGCACCAAGACGCTCGCGGTGCGGATGGACCGGCACAGCGAGAACGCCACCAGGATCGCCGACATGCTGACCCGGCACGCGCGTGTGACGAGCGTCCTGTACCCGGGCCTGCCGGAACACCCCGGGCACGAGATCGCCGCCAAGCAGATGAAGGCGTTCGGCGGCATGGTGTCGTTCCGGGTCGAGGGCGGCGAGGAGGCCGCCGTCGAGGTCTGCAACCGCGCGCGGGTGTTCACGCTCGGGGAGTCCCTGGGCGGCGTGGAGTCCCTCATCGAGCACCCCGGCCGGATGACCCACGCCTCGGCGGCCGGTTCCGCCCTGGAGGTGCCCGCCGACCTGGTGCGCCTCTCCGTCGGCATCGAGAACGTCGACGACCTGCTGGAGGACCTCCAGCAGGCACTCGGCTAG